A genomic stretch from Photobacterium atrarenae includes:
- a CDS encoding ETEC_3214 domain-containing protein, with translation MQSEELTVETTPNLWVKMQSIAFAVVAIMLSLGQWNDTKDAVEVIYESVITNFTNEIEYEQLEQIKVGQTHDYIQSLIGVAQASKPSKINPAVNFFYYGQDKYLLTIAVKAERVVGYSVVALTDSFSAGVPYSELSLLETPMSRQVTEFERYFTDFGNLDYYAESHTLGRNAMFYNLLLATVDYGQMAPPAQQAIQSLNRQLNMGAEVQATDLQPLRQQTPNAFALSEVGPEIMAEALLTQFEFTAFFR, from the coding sequence ATGCAAAGCGAAGAGTTGACGGTTGAGACGACACCAAACCTTTGGGTAAAAATGCAAAGTATTGCGTTTGCGGTTGTCGCCATTATGTTGTCACTGGGACAGTGGAATGACACCAAAGATGCGGTTGAAGTTATTTATGAATCTGTGATCACGAATTTCACCAATGAAATTGAGTATGAACAGCTTGAACAAATTAAAGTCGGCCAGACCCACGATTATATTCAATCGCTGATTGGCGTAGCCCAGGCATCGAAACCGTCCAAAATTAATCCGGCCGTGAATTTCTTTTATTACGGCCAGGATAAGTACTTACTGACCATTGCGGTGAAAGCTGAGCGAGTGGTCGGCTACAGCGTGGTCGCCCTGACAGATAGTTTCTCTGCAGGAGTCCCGTATTCCGAACTGAGCTTGCTGGAAACGCCGATGAGCCGCCAGGTGACGGAGTTTGAACGCTACTTCACCGACTTTGGCAACCTCGACTATTATGCCGAGTCTCATACTCTGGGGCGCAATGCCATGTTTTATAACCTGCTGCTGGCTACGGTTGATTACGGCCAGATGGCCCCACCGGCACAGCAGGCGATTCAATCCCTCAATCGTCAACTGAATATGGGTGCAGAGGTACAAGCCACTGATTTACAGCCGCTGCGACAGCAAACGCCCAATGCTTTTGCGCTGTCTGAAGTCGGACCGGAGATCATGGCTGAAGCACTGCTGACCCAGTTCGAGTTCACCGCCTTTTTTCGTTAA
- a CDS encoding LPP20 family lipoprotein, translating into MKMKAILALSGALMLSACQSTSTPEWVLTPTQETNQQLYAVGHGGSLSAAQRMAMSQLNERLWTQVESSGYQRQVLRELNGDENFQSINDSRVNVKTAPVVLTGVDYPRQQQVDGIYYVEATINKATVKTQLQRELTQTAEDVKTALLSRDHADPLLWWLKHRDVQAVKDKVLTRQAMLLAVSDGVAQAHPVTEQVIALERTLQAVKNQLQFKVVAPKGDRWMKGFVEQHLAAEHIATGSSTSKATHILNLDTEWRQSKVGDAYISTVIADLTIQNKRGKTTANREVIASGNSVSNYKVSKEGASRHFSAQMSEQGLWHFLGVL; encoded by the coding sequence ATGAAAATGAAAGCCATCCTGGCGCTGTCAGGCGCCTTGATGTTGTCTGCATGCCAGTCAACATCAACGCCTGAGTGGGTGCTTACACCAACTCAGGAAACGAATCAGCAACTCTATGCGGTAGGCCATGGGGGGAGTCTGTCGGCAGCTCAGCGGATGGCCATGAGTCAGCTCAATGAGCGGCTATGGACTCAGGTTGAATCCTCCGGTTATCAACGCCAGGTACTACGTGAGCTGAATGGCGATGAGAACTTCCAGTCCATCAATGACTCCCGGGTCAATGTCAAAACGGCGCCTGTGGTGTTGACCGGTGTGGACTATCCCCGCCAGCAGCAGGTCGACGGGATCTACTATGTTGAAGCAACTATCAACAAAGCGACCGTGAAGACGCAACTGCAACGGGAGCTGACTCAGACAGCAGAAGATGTCAAAACGGCCTTGCTCAGCCGCGACCATGCCGATCCGCTGCTGTGGTGGCTCAAGCACAGGGATGTACAAGCGGTGAAAGATAAAGTTCTGACCCGGCAGGCGATGTTGCTGGCCGTCAGTGACGGTGTTGCCCAGGCCCATCCGGTGACCGAGCAGGTGATTGCGCTGGAGCGCACCCTGCAGGCCGTGAAAAATCAGCTTCAGTTTAAGGTGGTGGCCCCAAAAGGGGATCGCTGGATGAAAGGGTTTGTCGAGCAGCACCTGGCCGCGGAGCACATTGCCACGGGCTCCAGCACCAGCAAAGCGACTCATATCCTCAACCTGGATACCGAGTGGCGTCAGAGCAAAGTGGGTGATGCATATATTTCAACGGTTATTGCTGATTTGACGATTCAAAACAAACGCGGGAAAACAACCGCAAATCGTGAAGTGATTGCCAGCGGGAACTCTGTTTCTAATTACAAAGTATCTAAAGAAGGAGCCTCCCGTCATTTTTCCGCCCAAATGAGTGAACAAGGACTTTGGCACTTTTTGGGCGTTTTATAA
- a CDS encoding LPP20 family lipoprotein yields the protein MKKTLMTTMLVMGLAGCQSNTVSDIQSMACYYPDAMQHEAPKWVCDVMPDDVAIGSVGYAKKSAAGMSVMRTIATNDARKRLAEQFETNVNTMFKQAMTAEVVSSNESVTEEVNEQFQSVTKNVSSRTLSNSRVIVSTRSPGGGLYTLVGMDQATYDRNVALVVEAATDKESGLWKQFNDKKAEESLQKALDSML from the coding sequence ATGAAAAAAACATTGATGACCACCATGTTGGTCATGGGACTGGCAGGCTGTCAGTCGAACACGGTCAGCGACATTCAATCCATGGCGTGTTACTACCCGGATGCGATGCAGCACGAAGCGCCGAAATGGGTGTGTGATGTAATGCCGGATGACGTTGCGATTGGCAGCGTGGGCTACGCTAAGAAAAGTGCGGCCGGCATGAGCGTGATGCGCACTATTGCGACCAATGATGCCCGTAAGCGTCTGGCAGAGCAGTTTGAAACCAACGTCAATACCATGTTTAAACAAGCGATGACGGCTGAAGTGGTTTCGAGCAATGAATCTGTGACCGAAGAAGTGAATGAGCAGTTCCAGTCGGTAACAAAAAATGTCAGCAGCCGCACTCTGAGCAACAGCCGGGTGATTGTGTCAACCCGCAGTCCGGGTGGCGGCCTGTATACCTTAGTCGGCATGGATCAGGCGACCTATGATCGTAACGTCGCGCTGGTGGTTGAAGCGGCGACTGATAAGGAATCTGGCCTTTGGAAGCAGTTTAACGACAAGAAAGCAGAAGAGAGTCTGCAAAAAGCATTGGATTCGATGCTTTAA
- a CDS encoding transglycosylase SLT domain-containing protein — protein sequence MKLSRLACCCALLLAAPLQANNDPFAELSSSVAEVNKSQAEIDKEYAQFVAERLAEYSLWRKAYLAEYDAYRAEVIAEWGEGLLSEPLVTVDYSDDKSTRTVVDLENNEATISVLVDQNTTPEQAAEQVKQAAAAVVAKTGSTLAEVVAEPGQLPNGKIAEAAVDYSEAAEKSAKKAVIEQARAQLQEIDKESEAVVAKMPGMRPEIAESVAVKQKEQLVEETKARLASLEATYDEAREKAASLTTKKVVEYRIQLPANGIGKRAAKYVGFAEAESERFDIPAALVMAIMHSESSFNPKAKSPIPAYGLMQIVPTTAGHDVNARIRQKNEPMKPAELYIAGVNVETGTAYLNILDKSYLKSITNEQSRLYCTIAAYNTGAGNVAKAFNPDGSRNIRKAAKLINRLTPQQVYDKLMADLPYDETKNYLKKVTSRISLYEQHSA from the coding sequence ATGAAGCTATCACGATTAGCCTGTTGTTGTGCCTTGCTGCTTGCTGCCCCGTTGCAAGCCAATAATGATCCGTTTGCCGAGCTGAGTTCTTCTGTCGCGGAAGTGAATAAGTCTCAAGCTGAGATCGATAAAGAATATGCACAGTTTGTCGCGGAACGCCTGGCTGAATATTCCCTGTGGCGCAAAGCGTACCTGGCCGAATATGATGCCTACCGGGCAGAAGTGATTGCCGAATGGGGAGAGGGGTTGCTCTCCGAGCCGCTGGTCACTGTGGACTATAGCGATGATAAAAGCACCCGGACTGTCGTTGATCTGGAGAACAATGAAGCTACGATTTCGGTTCTGGTGGATCAGAATACCACACCGGAACAAGCGGCTGAACAGGTGAAGCAGGCTGCGGCTGCGGTTGTGGCGAAAACCGGCTCGACGCTAGCAGAAGTTGTCGCTGAGCCGGGTCAGCTGCCGAATGGCAAAATTGCTGAAGCGGCGGTTGATTATTCTGAAGCTGCGGAAAAGTCGGCGAAGAAGGCTGTGATCGAACAAGCCCGAGCTCAGTTACAGGAGATCGATAAAGAGTCTGAAGCTGTGGTCGCCAAAATGCCGGGGATGCGACCGGAGATCGCCGAGTCAGTGGCCGTGAAGCAGAAAGAGCAACTGGTTGAAGAGACCAAAGCACGCCTGGCGAGCCTCGAAGCCACCTATGATGAGGCCCGGGAGAAAGCAGCGTCGCTAACCACCAAGAAAGTCGTGGAGTACCGGATCCAGTTACCGGCGAACGGTATTGGCAAGCGTGCCGCCAAATATGTCGGTTTCGCTGAGGCCGAGAGTGAGCGCTTTGATATTCCGGCGGCCCTGGTGATGGCGATTATGCACTCCGAGTCGAGCTTCAACCCCAAAGCCAAGTCGCCGATCCCGGCGTATGGCCTGATGCAGATTGTCCCGACCACTGCCGGTCATGATGTTAATGCCCGCATTCGTCAGAAAAATGAGCCGATGAAGCCTGCGGAGTTGTACATCGCCGGTGTGAATGTGGAAACAGGCACAGCCTACCTCAATATTCTGGATAAGAGTTATCTCAAATCTATCACCAATGAGCAGAGCCGTCTTTACTGCACTATTGCTGCGTATAACACCGGGGCCGGGAACGTGGCTAAAGCGTTCAACCCGGACGGATCGCGCAATATCCGCAAAGCCGCCAAGCTCATCAATCGCCTGACGCCACAGCAGGTCTACGATAAGCTGATGGCTGATTTGCCTTATGATGAAACCAAAAACTACCTGAAGAAGGTCACCAGCCGGATTTCGCTGTACGAGCAGCACAGCGCTTAA
- the rluF gene encoding 23S rRNA pseudouridine(2604) synthase RluF, giving the protein MSQNQPHPTANAAAQAGAVRLNKFISDSGFCSRREADKLIDQGRVTINGQVPEMGTKVQPGDEVLVDDKPLRTKEKPIYIALNKPTGITCTTERHVKDNIIDFIGHRKRIFPIGRLDKPSDGLIFLTNDGDIVNKILRAGNSHEKEYVVRVDKPITQAFLDKMASGVEILDTVTLPCQVTKETTYSFRIVLTQGLNRQIRRMCEALGYDVFKLRRVRIMNISIDGLPNGKWRYLSEDEVAEIHRLIADSSGTEEASQVDGQGGAIQKATDAKLFDSRQQDSQRQDGKKTYKTYKGKGEFYRQRRSGDHDERGGARSGARNGSRDDNRAHNRPNRGKQPGHHKTGRDSDGQSRRPQGASGGIKKWKSKKES; this is encoded by the coding sequence ATGTCTCAAAATCAGCCTCACCCAACTGCAAATGCTGCCGCTCAGGCAGGGGCAGTGCGTTTAAACAAATTCATCAGTGATTCAGGCTTTTGCTCACGCCGGGAGGCGGACAAGCTGATTGATCAGGGACGGGTCACCATCAATGGCCAGGTGCCGGAAATGGGCACGAAAGTGCAGCCGGGCGATGAAGTCCTGGTCGATGACAAGCCGTTGCGCACGAAGGAAAAGCCGATTTATATCGCGCTGAATAAACCGACCGGGATCACCTGTACCACCGAGCGCCATGTCAAAGATAATATCATCGACTTTATCGGCCACCGCAAGCGGATTTTCCCGATTGGCCGGTTGGATAAGCCGTCAGACGGCCTGATCTTCCTGACTAATGATGGAGATATCGTTAATAAAATTCTCCGGGCCGGGAACTCGCACGAGAAGGAATACGTGGTGCGGGTCGACAAGCCGATCACCCAGGCTTTCCTCGATAAAATGGCTTCCGGGGTGGAGATCCTCGATACCGTGACTTTGCCGTGTCAAGTGACCAAGGAAACCACGTATTCGTTCCGGATTGTGCTGACTCAGGGGCTGAACCGCCAGATCCGCCGGATGTGTGAAGCGCTGGGGTATGACGTGTTTAAGCTGCGCCGGGTGCGGATCATGAACATCAGCATTGATGGCCTGCCGAACGGGAAATGGCGCTACCTGAGTGAGGATGAAGTGGCGGAGATCCATCGCCTGATTGCAGACTCGAGCGGCACGGAAGAAGCGTCCCAGGTCGATGGTCAGGGCGGTGCGATTCAAAAAGCGACTGATGCCAAGCTGTTTGACAGTCGCCAGCAGGACAGCCAGCGCCAGGACGGTAAAAAGACCTACAAAACCTACAAGGGTAAAGGTGAGTTTTACCGTCAGCGCCGTAGCGGCGATCATGATGAGCGCGGTGGTGCTCGTAGCGGAGCTCGCAACGGCAGCCGTGACGACAATCGTGCGCACAATCGTCCGAACCGGGGCAAGCAGCCAGGGCATCATAAAACTGGTCGAGATAGCGACGGTCAGTCTCGTCGCCCGCAAGGCGCTTCCGGCGGGATCAAGAAGTGGAAGTCAAAGAAAGAGTCCTAA
- the aroC gene encoding chorismate synthase, translating to MAGNTIGQLFRVTTFGESHGLALGCIIDGCPPGLALTEADMQHDLDRRRPGTSKYTTQRREPDEVKILSGVFEGQTTGTSIGLLIENTDQRSKDYSNIKDTFRPGHADYTYHQKYGVRDYRGGGRSSARETAMRVAAGAVAKKYLKQVHGIEIQAYLSQMGDVKIDQVDWSQIEQNAFFCPDASKVDALDELIRKLKKEGDSIGAKLTVVARHVPVGLGEPVFDRLDADIAHSLMSINAVKGVEIGDGFDVVQQRGSEHRDEMTPEGFKTNHAGGVLGGISSGQDIVAHLALKPTSSITVPGESINRQGETVEVVTKGRHDPCVGIRAVPIAEAMLAITLMDHLLRHRGQNSGVATETPKI from the coding sequence ATGGCAGGCAATACGATTGGACAACTTTTTCGCGTCACCACCTTTGGTGAGAGCCACGGCCTGGCACTGGGCTGTATTATTGATGGTTGTCCGCCGGGACTGGCGTTGACAGAAGCGGACATGCAGCATGATCTGGATCGTCGTCGCCCGGGCACGTCCAAGTATACTACCCAGCGTCGCGAGCCGGATGAGGTTAAAATTCTGTCCGGGGTGTTTGAAGGGCAGACCACCGGCACCTCGATCGGCTTGCTGATTGAAAATACCGACCAGCGCTCCAAAGATTACTCCAACATCAAGGATACCTTCCGCCCGGGGCATGCCGATTACACCTATCACCAGAAGTACGGCGTACGTGATTACCGTGGCGGCGGTCGTTCATCGGCGCGGGAAACCGCCATGCGGGTTGCGGCCGGTGCGGTGGCGAAAAAATACCTCAAGCAGGTACACGGGATTGAAATTCAGGCGTATCTCTCGCAAATGGGAGACGTCAAGATTGATCAGGTGGACTGGAGCCAGATTGAACAGAACGCTTTCTTCTGTCCTGATGCCTCGAAAGTCGATGCGCTGGATGAGCTGATCCGTAAGTTGAAAAAAGAAGGGGACTCGATTGGCGCTAAGCTAACTGTCGTCGCCCGCCATGTGCCGGTCGGTCTTGGCGAGCCGGTGTTCGATCGCCTGGATGCGGATATTGCCCATTCGCTGATGAGCATTAATGCGGTGAAAGGGGTTGAGATTGGCGATGGCTTTGACGTCGTGCAGCAGCGCGGCAGCGAGCATCGTGACGAAATGACCCCGGAAGGTTTTAAGACCAACCATGCCGGTGGGGTGCTGGGCGGGATTTCGTCCGGTCAGGATATTGTTGCCCACCTGGCGCTGAAGCCAACCTCTAGCATTACGGTGCCGGGGGAGTCGATTAATCGCCAGGGCGAGACTGTGGAAGTGGTCACCAAGGGCCGCCACGATCCTTGTGTCGGGATCCGCGCAGTGCCGATTGCCGAAGCCATGCTGGCGATCACCCTGATGGATCATTTGCTGCGCCATCGTGGCCAGAACAGCGGTGTGGCAACTGAGACGCCGAAGATTTAA
- a CDS encoding trimeric intracellular cation channel family protein produces the protein MLLTILYLIGITAEAMTGALAAGKRHMDWFGVMLVASATAIGGGTVRDILLGHYPLGWVENPHYLAITCLAGLLTTLIAPQVVRFHKVFVLLDSLGLIVFSIIGCRVAMDMGLSPLICLVAAVVTGVFGGLLRDLICRRPPMVLHKELYASVAFLAGGMYYILMFVAVPELIATVATLVLGFVIRMAAVQFGWRLPVFRLEDTETVAAKATESQG, from the coding sequence ATGCTATTAACAATACTCTATCTCATCGGCATTACCGCAGAAGCCATGACCGGCGCCCTGGCTGCCGGTAAACGTCATATGGACTGGTTCGGCGTGATGCTGGTCGCCAGCGCCACCGCGATTGGTGGCGGAACCGTTCGAGATATCCTGCTGGGTCACTACCCGCTTGGCTGGGTAGAAAACCCGCATTACCTGGCCATTACCTGCCTGGCCGGATTGCTGACCACCCTGATCGCACCGCAGGTGGTGCGTTTTCACAAGGTATTTGTCCTGCTCGACTCGCTGGGGTTAATTGTGTTTAGCATTATCGGCTGCCGGGTAGCGATGGACATGGGGCTCTCGCCGCTGATCTGTCTGGTTGCCGCCGTGGTCACCGGGGTCTTTGGCGGTCTGCTACGGGATCTGATCTGCCGCCGACCGCCAATGGTACTGCATAAGGAACTATACGCCTCAGTCGCTTTTCTGGCTGGCGGCATGTACTACATCCTGATGTTTGTTGCCGTACCTGAGCTGATTGCCACCGTGGCCACCCTGGTACTGGGGTTTGTGATCCGCATGGCTGCGGTCCAGTTTGGCTGGCGCCTGCCGGTATTCCGCCTGGAAGACACAGAAACCGTGGCCGCAAAAGCAACTGAAAGCCAGGGGTGA
- a CDS encoding outer membrane protein transport protein yields MNKNRITLSLAAALALGFSANTTAAGFQLAEYSATGLGRAFAGEAAMADNASAQFRNPALLTYLKGTQISAGAIYVNPNVDIKGSATPHAANGNLTGDSVESNADDIAHGAVIPNFYLSHQINDTWAAGLALATNYGMETELSGDFKGTQFGNEAMVKTVEINPNLAYKVNNQWHIGGGVRYVLGEGHFGAVSSADTYNQNRELVLKKGATLKYMEGDDTAWGWQLGTVWQINDAHRIGFNYRSKVDFSLEGHAEGAAFRLMPDQQLPGSMDLSLPATAELASHHQLSDKLAVHASLNWTDWSSFKKLAADINTIGTVDIKEENWEDNYRLALGTTYQLNNKTVLRGGVAYDTSAVNDTNRTLTIPETDRLWLSTGVGYRWSERLTMDAGFTYIFAEEAPVNEPRNGIASDQSSVPFGGTYQGEIQGNIWLVGVQANYRF; encoded by the coding sequence ATGAACAAAAACAGAATTACCCTTTCTTTAGCCGCTGCGCTGGCCCTGGGCTTTAGCGCCAATACCACTGCTGCCGGATTCCAGCTGGCCGAATACTCCGCCACCGGCCTGGGCCGCGCGTTTGCCGGTGAGGCCGCTATGGCCGACAACGCCAGTGCACAATTTCGCAACCCGGCATTGCTGACTTATCTGAAAGGCACCCAAATCTCTGCCGGTGCGATTTACGTCAATCCAAATGTCGATATCAAAGGCTCAGCGACACCACACGCGGCGAACGGCAACCTGACCGGCGACTCAGTCGAAAGCAACGCTGATGATATCGCCCATGGTGCGGTGATCCCGAATTTCTACCTGAGCCATCAGATAAATGACACGTGGGCAGCCGGCCTGGCACTGGCCACCAACTACGGCATGGAAACCGAGCTGTCGGGTGATTTCAAAGGCACCCAGTTCGGCAACGAAGCCATGGTGAAAACGGTCGAGATCAACCCGAATCTGGCCTACAAGGTGAACAACCAATGGCACATCGGCGGCGGCGTGCGCTATGTGCTGGGTGAAGGCCACTTCGGAGCCGTCAGCTCGGCTGATACCTATAACCAGAATCGTGAACTCGTGCTGAAAAAAGGCGCTACCCTGAAGTATATGGAGGGGGATGACACTGCCTGGGGCTGGCAACTGGGAACCGTGTGGCAAATCAATGACGCCCACCGCATCGGCTTCAACTACCGCTCAAAAGTGGACTTTAGCCTGGAAGGTCATGCTGAAGGCGCAGCCTTCCGCCTGATGCCGGATCAACAGCTACCAGGCAGCATGGACCTGTCATTGCCGGCAACTGCTGAACTGGCCAGTCACCACCAGCTAAGTGACAAACTGGCCGTTCACGCCAGCCTGAACTGGACTGACTGGAGCAGCTTTAAAAAGCTTGCCGCCGACATCAACACCATAGGTACGGTGGATATTAAGGAAGAAAACTGGGAAGACAACTACCGCCTGGCGTTAGGAACGACTTACCAGCTCAACAATAAAACCGTCCTGCGCGGCGGCGTGGCTTATGACACCTCAGCAGTCAACGACACCAACCGCACCCTGACAATTCCGGAAACAGATCGCCTGTGGCTGAGCACCGGTGTGGGCTACCGTTGGTCTGAGCGCCTGACCATGGATGCCGGCTTTACTTATATCTTTGCAGAAGAAGCACCGGTCAACGAGCCGCGCAACGGGATTGCCTCGGATCAATCTTCGGTGCCATTCGGCGGGACTTACCAGGGAGAAATCCAGGGCAACATCTGGTTGGTTGGGGTTCAGGCCAACTACCGTTTCTAA
- a CDS encoding outer membrane protein transport protein, producing MNKKRLFTKSVVAVAVAVSSQQALAAGFQLNAQSATGLGRAFAGDAVIADNASAMARNAAAMSLFDAPALSLGINAIDTDIEVKNTTYSKILPLGDEQVGDTSYVPNIYYIHPINDNWTVGTGLYSNFGTKTEFSDSFAGNEFGGLTDVKSLNLALGTSYRINQAWSVGAGLDVIYGEGKLKRSNKMLEAGIAAQTGVQGPLVDIDADGFALGWNVGTVYEYNDNNRFGLSYRYSPDLEAKGDMQYQLGGGDISHEKLIMPLPDMAEFSGFHKLNAQFAVHYSVQWINWSEFDQLETTGKKVLNRYEWQDGWHYALGGTYYLNQDWTLRAGYMYDTSAQDQLTSISVPDSDRQWLSGGFTYHLDAKSNIDVGVTYLMGKDVEVVEANDFTSVNATTRANALLYGVQYSRSF from the coding sequence ATGAATAAGAAGCGTCTGTTTACAAAATCTGTGGTGGCCGTGGCGGTTGCCGTCTCATCACAGCAAGCTCTCGCAGCGGGCTTTCAGCTCAATGCCCAATCAGCAACCGGCCTGGGCCGAGCCTTTGCCGGTGATGCCGTGATTGCAGACAATGCATCCGCCATGGCCCGCAATGCTGCCGCCATGTCGCTGTTTGATGCCCCGGCGCTGTCGCTGGGTATCAATGCCATTGATACCGATATTGAGGTAAAGAACACCACATATAGCAAAATCCTCCCACTGGGCGACGAGCAAGTCGGCGATACCTCCTATGTGCCGAACATCTACTATATCCACCCAATCAATGACAACTGGACCGTTGGTACAGGCTTGTACTCCAACTTCGGCACCAAGACGGAATTTAGCGACAGTTTTGCGGGGAACGAATTTGGTGGCCTGACGGATGTGAAAAGCTTGAACCTAGCCCTGGGCACGTCTTACCGCATCAACCAAGCCTGGAGTGTTGGTGCCGGCCTGGATGTGATCTATGGCGAAGGGAAGCTCAAGCGCAGCAACAAAATGCTGGAAGCGGGCATTGCCGCTCAAACCGGTGTTCAGGGCCCGCTCGTCGATATTGATGCGGACGGATTTGCACTGGGTTGGAACGTCGGTACAGTTTATGAGTACAATGACAACAACCGCTTCGGCCTGTCCTACCGTTACAGCCCGGATCTGGAAGCAAAAGGCGATATGCAATACCAACTTGGCGGTGGTGACATCAGCCATGAAAAGCTGATCATGCCGCTGCCTGATATGGCCGAGTTCTCAGGCTTCCACAAACTCAATGCACAATTTGCTGTTCACTACAGCGTACAGTGGATCAACTGGAGCGAGTTTGACCAACTGGAAACAACCGGCAAGAAAGTCCTGAACCGCTATGAGTGGCAGGATGGCTGGCACTACGCGCTGGGCGGAACGTACTACCTGAACCAAGACTGGACCCTGCGTGCCGGTTATATGTATGACACCAGTGCCCAGGATCAACTGACGTCGATTTCGGTTCCGGATTCAGATCGCCAGTGGCTCTCCGGCGGCTTTACCTACCACCTGGATGCCAAGTCCAACATTGATGTGGGTGTCACTTATCTGATGGGTAAAGATGTAGAAGTGGTTGAAGCCAACGACTTCACTTCCGTGAACGCCACAACCCGTGCCAACGCCCTGCTGTACGGGGTTCAGTACAGCCGTTCGTTCTAA
- a CDS encoding DUF3379 domain-containing protein: MDDLEFRRRLLADPNDNSQEMLAAKNASSANRQLADELLQLDAKLDSILKVDVPDDLADRILFHQSGQPENNRSKIRFHLAIAASIAFVFGLFLGQFNTQLFPANAHDTSAIAQVALKHVYDEAPFVEHVDESVSLQQVNAKLTPFGSKLNALGGHVYYVNHCAFGEKNALHMVMAGQGGKVTVFVVPEKTPAMSSFTDQQLQGVVMPLQETSLIVIGDKGQDVMPIAERLKSDLQQKI; encoded by the coding sequence ATGGACGATCTTGAATTCCGTCGTCGTCTCCTGGCCGATCCGAATGACAACAGCCAGGAAATGCTTGCAGCCAAGAACGCCTCATCAGCCAATCGTCAGCTTGCTGATGAACTGCTGCAATTAGATGCCAAACTAGACAGTATTTTGAAAGTGGATGTCCCGGACGATCTGGCGGATCGGATTTTGTTCCACCAGTCAGGCCAGCCGGAAAATAACCGCAGCAAGATACGCTTTCATTTGGCGATTGCCGCATCGATTGCATTTGTCTTTGGGTTATTTCTCGGCCAGTTTAATACCCAGCTGTTTCCGGCCAATGCCCATGACACCAGTGCCATTGCCCAGGTCGCGCTCAAGCACGTTTATGATGAAGCACCGTTTGTCGAGCATGTAGACGAATCCGTCTCCCTGCAACAGGTCAATGCCAAACTGACTCCGTTTGGCTCGAAACTGAACGCACTTGGCGGGCATGTCTACTATGTCAACCATTGTGCTTTTGGCGAAAAAAATGCCCTGCATATGGTCATGGCCGGCCAGGGCGGCAAAGTGACTGTGTTTGTGGTGCCGGAGAAAACCCCGGCGATGTCCTCATTTACCGATCAGCAGTTGCAAGGGGTGGTGATGCCGTTGCAGGAAACCAGCCTGATTGTCATCGGCGACAAGGGTCAGGACGTAATGCCCATTGCCGAACGGTTAAAATCCGACCTCCAGCAAAAAATCTAA
- a CDS encoding sigma-70 family RNA polymerase sigma factor, which produces MIKQFFRKKNADASVSVDMNKQRRYEALVRAWHRDLYRYAYWLCHDPHIAEDLVQETCLRAWRSLDSLHDDKAAKSWLITILRRENARRFERKQLDLVDIDDYAVADTKHQGADMDAEQQLLHREIMKLAPEYREPLVLQVMAGFSGDEIADILDLNRNTVMTRLFRARNQLKEQIEKLSERRGQHNGRS; this is translated from the coding sequence ATGATTAAGCAATTTTTCCGAAAGAAAAACGCGGATGCCTCGGTCTCTGTAGACATGAATAAACAAAGACGCTATGAAGCCCTGGTCAGGGCCTGGCATCGAGACTTGTATCGCTACGCCTACTGGTTGTGCCATGATCCCCACATTGCGGAAGATCTGGTCCAAGAAACCTGTTTAAGGGCCTGGCGTTCGCTCGATAGCCTCCATGATGATAAAGCAGCGAAGTCCTGGTTAATCACAATTTTACGCAGGGAAAATGCGAGACGATTTGAACGCAAGCAGCTGGATCTCGTCGATATCGATGATTATGCTGTCGCGGACACCAAGCACCAGGGCGCCGATATGGATGCCGAGCAACAGCTCCTGCACCGGGAGATCATGAAGCTGGCGCCTGAGTATCGCGAGCCGTTGGTCTTGCAGGTGATGGCGGGGTTTAGCGGCGATGAGATTGCCGACATCCTCGACCTGAATCGCAACACCGTGATGACACGCTTGTTCCGAGCCAGGAATCAGTTAAAAGAGCAAATTGAAAAATTATCCGAGCGGAGGGGTCAACACAATGGACGATCTTGA